The genomic interval CAATAAACTATAAATATAGTTTTTCGAGGCCGGCGTCAAGAAGCAAGAGGCAAAAAATTCCCTGCGACGGGGAAACGGCCCCCAGGGGAAGCGGCGGTTACTGCTTTTTCAGCCCTGCCCGGTGGTGATCATTGGCCGGAACGGCATACAGCGCCTCGGTACAATTCAGACATTTGCCGCCGATGGTGGCGAACATGCGGCCGTCCAATAGGCGGATGAAAACCGAGCCCGCGTACTGGACGATGGCAATTTCCAAAACTTCATGTGGCAGGCATCGACCCGAGGAAGAATGGCCACTTCGCCATTCACCCAGAACATATCGCTGGACATAATTCTACGCTCGATAGTTTATGTGGGTTTCCAGGGATAAAGGTGTGTAAAATTGGCAGGTAGGCAGACGATTTACTGGAATTGCAAACGGCGCGCCGGCCCATTTGGCGATTTGCACACCCCTCGGTTTTTCTCGCTCTATTCGCGGAGCGGAAGCTGTCATAACATGACTGGTCGGCCGACTTGCCCGCACAGGCAGACGAGGTTCAATTTTTACGGAGCACCCATTGACGACCGCCGCGAAACCCGCCGCCGAAAATGCTGCCGCTAGCCAGCCCGGCGCAAAGCAAATGATCCGCGTGGGGCATAGTCCCGATCCGGACGATGCCTTCATGTTTCACGCCCTGGCCAATGGAAAAATCGAGACCGGCCCCTACGAGTTTCGTCACGAGCTGGTCGACATCGAAACGCTAAATCGCCGCGCTTTTTCCGGCGAGTTGGAACTGACGGCCGTCAGCATTCATGCTTACGCTCATTTGACCGACAAGTATTTGTTGTGTCCCTGCGGCGCCAGCATGGGCGATAAGTATGGCCCGATGGTCGTTGCCCCGCGACAATACCGCATCGAGGAATTAAAGCCTCTCACCATTGCCGTGCCCGGCACGCTGACCACGGCGTACCTGACGCTGCGGCTGTGCTTGGGCCGCGATTTTCAACACGTCGTTGTTCCGTTCGACGAGATTATCGAAGCCGCCGTCAGCGGCCAATATCGGGGACAGGCGATCGATGCCGGGCTGATTATTCATGAAGGGCAGCTCACTTACGGCCAGCGCGATTTAAAGTTGGCCGTCGATTTGGGCCAGTGGTGGTTCGAGCAAACCAACTTGCCGCTTCCGCTGGGAGGCAATGCAATCCGGCGCGACTTGGGGCCGGCGACCATTCGTGAGGTAAATCGGCTGCTCAAGGAAAGTATTCGCTATGGGCTGGCGCATCGAGCCGAGGCGCTTGCACACGCCTTGCAGTATGGCCGCGATTTGGACCGGGCCCAGGCTGACAAATTCGTCGGCATGTACGTCAACGATTGGACACTCGATTTCGGTCCCCGCGGGCGGGAAGCTGTGCGGAAATTGTTGGCCGAAGGGCATGCGGCGGGAGTGATTCCCAAGCGCGTGGAACCGGAGTTTGTGGAAGAGTAAAAATAACCACAAAGACACGGAGGCACGGAGAAAAACGGTGAACCACGAATGTCGATGAGCAACGATCCGCCAAAACGAACCGTACCGGCAATGCCAGAGCGGCCGACGGCGCCGGAAGCTGAACCGCCACGGCGGCGCGGATCGTTTTGGACCGTGGTCACCGCCACGGCCATTATCGTGGGACTGTTCCTGGGATTGTACTTTCTAGCCGGCGAGCTTGGTCCCATTGTGCTGGGGGGCGGCCTGGTGTTGGGAACCATTTACGCATTTGCCTGCTTGCACTATTTGCTCTGGGGACGCTGGCTGGGAGATGCCATCCGGCAAGAGGTCGAAGCCGAAGAGCAAATTAGCGCCGCTCGGGAAGCGCACACTCGCCGGCCGGCCCAACCATAATTGCGGCACTCGGCAAAATGCAGCGGCATCGAGCGCGAATGCGGCACTTGGCACGAACCGGCGGCACCCGGCACGAATGCAGCGGCGCTACACTTTCACGTGGCCGAAGTATTCCGGCTCGCTGCCCGCTTTCCACTTAATGTTGCAGCCGATGCTGGGCCGCTGCTTTTCGCTGGGAAGTTTTCCGGCCAGCACGGCATCCAGGGCTGCCCGCAAATCGCGGCCGGTAACCGGAATGCCGCTGTCGGGCCGGCTATCGTCCATTTGGCCGCGGTAAACCAGTTTGCGATCTTTATCGAACACGTAAAAATCGGGCGTGCAGGCCGCCTTGTAGGCCTTGGCCACTTCCTGCGTTTCGTCGAACAAGTACGGGAACGTGTAGCCGCGGGCTTCTGCTTCGTGAACCATTTGCTCGGGCGAATCGGCCGGATGCGTGACCGGATTATTCGAGCTGATTCCCACCACTGCCACACCCCGGGCCTGATACTCGCGGGCCAACTGCGCCAAACCATCGGCCACGTGCTTCACAAACGGACAGTGGTTGCACATGAAAATCACCAACAGCGCCGGGGCAGATTTGAAATCGTCCAGCGAAACGGTCCGCCCATCCACATTGGTCAATTTGAATGCCGGGGCCTTGGTGCCAAGCGGCAGCATGGTGCTGGGAGTAAGAGCCATTGCTTAATCTCCTGTAAACGGAGGGGTTTTCGAGAGACCGGGCCAATCAACCCGTTACTTCAAAATCTTATCAAACACGAAGCCCCGAGCTACCCCCAGCGGAACCGCGACCAACCGCTCCTGGAACCAGGTTTTTCAAATAATCTGGTAATCCGTTGTAAGAAACACCACCCTGAGGCGACTTGAGGTATGCTGGCCCGGAACTTCCTGGAAACTTGGTGCGAAATGCTCGATTGGGACGAACTTGTGCGTCGCGAAGGGACGGCCGTGTGGCGGACCATTTACCGATTGGTCCGCAACCAGGCCGACGCCGACGAATGCTTTCAGGAAACGTTTGTGGCGGCGTTGGAGTTGTCCAATCGTCAGCCGGTGCGAAATTGGCCGGCGCTGTTGCAGTGCCTGGCCACCAGTCGAGCCGTCGATCGCGTTCGAAAAAAATTGCGGCGGACGAAGAAAGAAGAAATCAGCGATTTGGCTCGGGCCGAAACGATGCAGCCCGGGCCCGCACAACAGGCCGAAGCGGCCGAACGAGCCACCAAATTGCGTTGGGCCTTGGCACAAATTCCCGCCCGACAGGCGGAGATATTTTGCCTGCACGAATTAGGCGGCTGGAAATACGAGGCTCTGGCCGAACGGTTCGCCATGACAGTCAACGCCGTCGGCGTGCTGCTGCACCGGACACGCAAAAAGCTGCAAGATTTATTGAGTTTGCAAGGGGCATTGTCGGAGTCGCTACTCAAGCAACGACCGGCGTAGGAGCGGAGAACAATGTCAGAAAATCAACACCAACCCGACGACGTTTCACAGGCTGCCATGGCGCTTAACAGTTTACCAATTCCGGAAGGCCCGTCGCAGGAAACCATGGCCCGCACGTTGGCGGCGCTGCGCGCAGCGGCGGAACGGCCCACGGCGGCGCCGCTGTGGCGTCGATGGAACTCCGCAGGCTGGGGCGTCAAAGCGGTTTCGGCGCTGGCGATTGCCGCGGCCGTGCTGGTGATGTGCCTGGTGTTATCCAGCGGCGGCTCTGTGGCGTTTGCCCAAGTGGCCGCAAAATTGCGCGCCGCCTTTTCGTTTTCCTTCGATACGTTGCTTACCCAGGCCGGTCAGCAAGAACCAAGATTAAAATATCACACCTCCTATATGGAATCCGGAAAAATACGAATGGATATGGGCGATACCATCATGATCATGGATCACGTATCCGGCGCGGGACTCACACTAAACACCAAGCTTAAAACAGCATATCTCCAACCAATGAAGCTGGCCGACAATTCTCCGGCCGCCGAATTGCCAAACCAGATTGAGCTATTGCGTTCGATGGTGGGAAAAAGCTCCCACTCCCTAGGCGAGAAAGAAATCGATGGGCAAAAAGTTAAAGGGTTTGCCTGTGACGTGAAAAGCGATTTGCAATATATGATTTGGGTGAATGCCAGAACGGGTGATCCGGTGCGTGTGGAATTTCCGTTGACCGTGGGACCGATCCAGGGAACAGCGGCGCTTACGAATTTCAAATTAGACGAACATTTTGATCCCGCTTTGTTTAGCGTGGACGTGCCTGCAGGCTTCAAGACAATTGAGTTGCCGCAACTCGACAACAAGGTGCTGCATTTCACACCGGCCGAAAACGTCGTCGAAATTTTGCGGGCCTACGCCCAGAAATCGGACAGTGAATTTCCTAACACTCTGGACGATTGGGGCGACTTCTCAAAGAAACTGACACAAGGAGTTGATCCCTCCAAGACGGACGAGTTGAAGCCAGTCCTCGAAGTCATGCAACGGGTGGGCACACTATCCGGCGGTTACTTGTTCTCGCACAAAAAAGGGACCGATTACGATTATCTCCCCGGCGGCAAACTTGGCGAAAAAGATCGCATCGTGTTCTGGTACAAAGACGACAAAACGGGCGATTACAGGGCCGTGTACGGCGATTTGCGGATCGAAAAAATCAACCAGCAGCAATTGCCGCCCGGCCTAAACCCGCCGCCGGCCGACGGAAAGCCGGAAACAAGGAAAATGCACGACCAAATCAAATCCACGAAGTCGAGCAGCGACAATTCTGGCAAATAACCGGCATTTAAGTCTCTCTGCCTATATTCATTGCCGTTGACTCATTTTGCGCCGTTTGCCAAAATCGATGTTGTCGATGGTTCTTGTCAGGCGGAAGGCCATCCCATTGGCTGCGAGAGTTTTTCACACAAGGTTTCTTTCCGACGGTTTGTCGTCGGTTTAAATATTTGCGTTCCGGTTGCTGTGTTGGTCTGGGCACGGCGCAGCAAGCGTGCCGCCGGAATTGCAACAGAAGGATGCGCCGTCATGGCGACACGAAGGAAGTCTACGTCGCTGAAGCGTCGGTTTGCTTGGACGCTGGCCTCGGCCGCAACCATCGGCCTGGTGTCAGTGGCATCCATCTTCATGTACCACGCCAAGCAACCGGCCGAGCAACAAGAACCCGGCTTACTGGCCGCAGTCGATGCCCAAGCCATCGATGGCGACAGCGCATCCTCAACCGCGCCGGCTGCGAAGTTTGATGTCGTGCCGGCGGTGGCGCTGGAAGAAGCCAGCGGCAACCCCCGCGCTGCGGACAAGCAATACACCGTCGCGCCGACCAGCGCGGTTTTTGTGGAACAAACGCCGGGCGCATTTCCGGCGGGCAACTTTCATTCGCCGCGCTACGGTTACAGCGTGACCTTGAACGGAACGGGCTGGACGCGCTGGGATGACCTCGCGCAAGTGGTCTCCGCGGCGGAATGGGGCGCGCTCTTGGGCAATTACGGCCGGTTCCTGGTGATGCCGGTAACGCTGGCAGATGCCTCCGCCTCAGCGGAAACGATCGACCGCACGCTGCTCGCCCAATTCGGATTTCAATACCCTAATCTTCGCGGAACCGATCTGGAAGTATTTCAACGCCAAGGAGCCCAAGGGCATGTGTTCCGGATTGCGCGCGAAATCAGCGGGCGCGAAAATGTGTACCGCATTTGGATTTTGCGGCGCGATCGCAATGCGTATTTGGTCGCTGCCTGGATCGATCTCACGGCCGCGCTAAGCGCTAAACTGCCCGTCAATCCAAAACTGGCGACAGGACTCATGGGGAGCGAATCGCAATTCGATGCGGAAATTGACGCCCAGCTCGACGACGTGCTCAATCGCTTCAAACTGGACGATTTGGCTGCAGTCAACGTGCCCAGCGCTTTGGGCGATCGCCATTTGCTTCGCCGCGCCAGCCACTCACACACATCGCCGGCGGTGATCGAAAATTAGGATAGTCGCCTAAATTAAAAAATGTAGTGGCAGCTGTCCCCAATCGCTGCTCGCATTTCTCGAGAAAACGGCTGAGGACAGCCGTCGCTACATTCTCATTGAATCAAACTAGACGACGACCAAAATTAGGGCGTTTTCTCGGCGGTTTTCAGCCGCTGCCGGGCCGCGGCAGCCCAGGGGCTTTCCGGGGCCAGCCGCAAAAATTCGCGCCAGTGATGCATGGCTTCCTCATCACGTTGCAGCTCGTCCAGCGTGCGGGCCAAATGGAAATGGGCATCGGCATAATCGGCATGCATGGTCAACGCACCCTCTAAGGCCGCGACGGCCAATTCGCGCTCGCCTAATTCCGCCAGAACGCAGCCCAGATTCGCCCGGGCTTCAACTAAATCTTCGTCGAGCTCGATCGCCATGTAGTAGCGTTCGCGAGCAGCGGCAACATCGCCCAATCGATACAGCAACTCTGCCACGGCAAAGCACACGGAGGCACTGGGTCCGGCAGCCGCCGTGTACGCTCGGTAGGCTTCGACAGCCGCGGCCAGGTTTCCTTCGTCTTCCAAATCAGCCGCCAGCGTTAGCAACTCGTCGGGGCTGATTGGCGCCGCCGGAGCGCGCAGCGCCTCGGCAAACGAAATGGTGCGCGGATGAAGCTCGGCAGAATCTTTCGCCGCCGCCGAGGCGCCGGCCTCCGGTGGCAGCGAATCGAAATCAAAAAACAATTGTCCGCCGGGGCCAATCAGCCCATCCCCTTGCCGCAATAGCAGTCGGCTGCCGCGCACAATGACCGAAAGCTGCGCCAGCGGCCGCTGAACGTCGGGCACATAACGGGCCAGCTCGGTCAGCTTGCGCTCGATGGCGGCGGGAGAAACGCCGCCGGCCAACAGTTCGGCCAAGCGCCGGGCCGTGGCCACCTCCTGGAAATCGAAATAGGGGAGGCGGCGCACTTCGCGCACCGGTTGAATTAATCCGCGGCGATGCCACCGCCGCACCACCGCCACCGGCACGCCAATCAGCTCGGCCAGCATGGCCGGCGTGTACAAGCGGCGAATGTTTTGCTCGTCGTCGACCAGCCCCAGCCGTTGCCAGAATTCACTTTCGCCAATCACTTCCACCTGGCCGGCTTCGATGGCCGTGCGGGTAGCCTCATCGAAGAAATCGGGAGTGCCCGGATCGGCCGAAACGGCCACATCTTCGCCGACGACAATCAGATGCACTTCGCTGGAATTCGATTCCCGGCGGTCATCGGTTCCGGCGATAATTTCGCCCGATGGCTGGCTGTTTGCCGCATTGGGCAACTGTACCGGCGCCCCGCCGCGCTGGCGAATGAGTTGCTGCACGTCGCGCCGGAGCATGCCGGCCAACCGGCCCACCACCGCCACGCGCAGCCCGGCTAATTCGGCGGTTCTAGCTTCATCAACGGCGCTTGCCATAGAAAATGCTTCCTGCGGAGCGGCAAATACAGAACGAACGTACAGTATTGCGCAGCCAGCGGGAGGATGTCAACCAGCGAGGAACTGCAGGTAGTGATGCATTTTACAATGAACTGCATCGGGTGGCCGGGGTCGAGTGCCGCCGAGCCCCCGGAATGCTGCCCGCTGGGGGTTCCCTTCGGTCGACCCCAGCCACCCTGCGGAAGCAAAGTGCATCACTACCGAACTACAGGAACCACGCGGCGGACTGTGGAAAAACTGTCGACAGACCTGCGGCCCACGAACTTGCAAACCGTGCGTGTTTACGACACCACTTCCTTAGGCACCACCGGGTGCGAAGCCAAGAACACGCTGCACGGCGCGTTTTGCAATATGAAATGAGCCCAATCGGCTTCCGACACATTGGCGTACTGCCGAGTTTCCTCCGACCAGGGAAGCACGATGACGTTGTAGCTCCCCTCGCGAGCCAAGCGCACAATTTCCGAGCCGGCCTGTGGCTCGCGCGCGAGAATTTTTAGCTTACGCCCCAAT from Pirellulales bacterium carries:
- a CDS encoding MerR family transcriptional regulator; translated protein: MASAVDEARTAELAGLRVAVVGRLAGMLRRDVQQLIRQRGGAPVQLPNAANSQPSGEIIAGTDDRRESNSSEVHLIVVGEDVAVSADPGTPDFFDEATRTAIEAGQVEVIGESEFWQRLGLVDDEQNIRRLYTPAMLAELIGVPVAVVRRWHRRGLIQPVREVRRLPYFDFQEVATARRLAELLAGGVSPAAIERKLTELARYVPDVQRPLAQLSVIVRGSRLLLRQGDGLIGPGGQLFFDFDSLPPEAGASAAAKDSAELHPRTISFAEALRAPAAPISPDELLTLAADLEDEGNLAAAVEAYRAYTAAAGPSASVCFAVAELLYRLGDVAAARERYYMAIELDEDLVEARANLGCVLAELGERELAVAALEGALTMHADYADAHFHLARTLDELQRDEEAMHHWREFLRLAPESPWAAAARQRLKTAEKTP
- a CDS encoding thioredoxin family protein; this encodes MALTPSTMLPLGTKAPAFKLTNVDGRTVSLDDFKSAPALLVIFMCNHCPFVKHVADGLAQLAREYQARGVAVVGISSNNPVTHPADSPEQMVHEAEARGYTFPYLFDETQEVAKAYKAACTPDFYVFDKDRKLVYRGQMDDSRPDSGIPVTGRDLRAALDAVLAGKLPSEKQRPSIGCNIKWKAGSEPEYFGHVKV
- a CDS encoding MqnA/MqnD/SBP family protein, yielding MTTAAKPAAENAAASQPGAKQMIRVGHSPDPDDAFMFHALANGKIETGPYEFRHELVDIETLNRRAFSGELELTAVSIHAYAHLTDKYLLCPCGASMGDKYGPMVVAPRQYRIEELKPLTIAVPGTLTTAYLTLRLCLGRDFQHVVVPFDEIIEAAVSGQYRGQAIDAGLIIHEGQLTYGQRDLKLAVDLGQWWFEQTNLPLPLGGNAIRRDLGPATIREVNRLLKESIRYGLAHRAEALAHALQYGRDLDRAQADKFVGMYVNDWTLDFGPRGREAVRKLLAEGHAAGVIPKRVEPEFVEE
- a CDS encoding sigma-70 family RNA polymerase sigma factor translates to MLARNFLETWCEMLDWDELVRREGTAVWRTIYRLVRNQADADECFQETFVAALELSNRQPVRNWPALLQCLATSRAVDRVRKKLRRTKKEEISDLARAETMQPGPAQQAEAAERATKLRWALAQIPARQAEIFCLHELGGWKYEALAERFAMTVNAVGVLLHRTRKKLQDLLSLQGALSESLLKQRPA